One segment of Rosa chinensis cultivar Old Blush chromosome 6, RchiOBHm-V2, whole genome shotgun sequence DNA contains the following:
- the LOC112171478 gene encoding eukaryotic peptide chain release factor subunit 1-3-like has product MADYHETDKHIEMWKTKKLIKGLEAARGNGTSMISLIIPPRDQITRVTKMLDNEYGTASNIKSRVNRQSVLCAIKSALQRLKGYNKLPPNGLVLYIGTIVTEDRKEKKIAINFEPFKPINVSLYLCDNKFHVEALNELLESDEKFGFIVIDGHGSLFGTLSGNTRKVLHNYTVDLPKKHGRGGQSALRFARLGEEARHNYVSKAAENATKLFINPATNKPNVAGIILAGSADFKIVLSGSDKFDPRLQAKILNVVSVRCGGENGFDQAIDLSSKILSNVKFVQEKRLMEKYFEEIRLDRGMYVFGLDDTLKALERGAVKILIVSERLEISRYELKNSSTGEIVVKHLNKEQENNKSNFWDSANSRELDIQDKMSLLEWFTEEYKGFGCTLELVTNKSQEGSHFCQGFGGIGGILRYQLDMRSFDEFSDDEEVYDAGEVSDDAK; this is encoded by the coding sequence ATGGCAGATTATCACGAGACCGATAAACACATTGAGATGTGGAAAACTAAGAAACTAATCAAGGGACTTGAAGCTGCCAGGGGTAATGGCACCAGCATGATTTCTCTCATCATTCCTCCCCGTGATCAAATCACTCGTGTTACTAAGATGTTGGATAATGAGTATGGAACTGCTTCAAATATCAAAAGCAGGGTGAACCGTCAGTCTGTTTTATGTGCAATTAAATCTGCTCTGCAGCGGCTCAAGGGTTACAACAAGCTTCCTCCTAATGGACTTGTGCTCTATATTGGAACAATTGTTACTGAAGACAGGAAGGAGAAAAAGATTGCAATTAATTTTGAGCCTTTCAAGCCCATCAATGTGTCTCTTTACCTCTGTGACAACAAGTTCCATGTTGAAGCTCTTAATGAACTCTTAGAATCTgatgagaaatttggtttcaTTGTCATAGATGGTCATGGTAGTCTTTTTGGGACATTAAGTGGTAACACGAGGAAGGTGCTTCATAACTATACTGTTGACCTCCCAAAGAAACATGGAAGAGGAGGGCAATCAGCTCTTCGTTTTGCTCGTCTTGGAGAGGAGGCACGCCACAACTATGTTTCTAAGGCAGCAGAAAATGCCACTAAGCTTTTTATTAACCCTGCCACCAACAAGCCCAATGTTGCAGGAATAATACTGGCAGGATCAGCGGACTTCAAAATTGTGCTTAGTGGGTCAGACAAGTTTGATCCGCGTCTGCAGGCCAAAATACTGAATGTAGTGAGTGTTCGTTGTGGAGGAGAGAATGGTTTCGATCAGGCTATAGACTTGTCATCAAAGATTCTATCCAATGTGAAATTTGTGCAGGAGAAACGCTTGATGGAAAAATACTTTGAAGAGATTAGATTGGATAGAGGAATGTATGTTTTTGGTTTAGATGATACACTAAAAGCTTTGGAGAGAGGTGCTGTGAAGATACTTATTGTGTCGGAAAGACTGGAAATTAGTAGGTATGAGCTGAAAAACTCTAGTACTGGTGAGATTGTTGTCAAACATCTTAACAAAGAGCAAGAAAACAATAAGAGCAACTTTTGGGATTCTGCCAACTCTAGAGAACTAGATATTCAAGACAAGATGTCATTGTTGGAGTGGTTCACTGAAGAGTACAAGGGGTTTGGTTGTACGCTTGAGCTTGTCACCAACAAATCACAAGAGGGGTCACATTTCTGCCAAGGTTTTGGGGGCATTGGAGGAATTCTCCGCTACCAGCTTGATATGAGATCATTTGATGAgttttctgatgatgaagaagtttATGATGCTGGAGAAGTTTCTGATGATGCTAAATAG
- the LOC112173646 gene encoding glycine-rich protein 5, whose translation MARWCIVLVVLALAAVHTTAGRNVPMPNDAGFKDQKNIIGGAGGFSGVGDNGLPFGGAGAGVGGNVGGVGGGVGIGGFGGLGGTGGVGGVPDLGGAGGLGGLGGLGGTGGLGGLGSTGGLGGLGGTGGLGGLGGTGGFGGLGSGILGGAGGGVGGGFGGGSGVLPQP comes from the coding sequence atggcaaGGTGGTGCATTGTGCTGGTTGTTCTTGCCCTAGCTGCAGTTCACACTACAGCAGGTAGGAATGTGCCTATGCCTAATGATGCTGGTTTCAAGGACCAGAAGAACATTATCGGCGGCGCTGGTGGCTTCTCTGGAGTTGGTGACAACGGATTGCCCTTCGGTGGTGCTGGGGCCGGAGTTGGCGGCAATGTTGGCGGAGTAGGTGGTGGTGTTGGGATTGGTGGATTTGGCGGGCTAGGCGGTACTGGTGGAGTTGGTGGTGTCCCTGACTTGGGTGGTGCTGGTGGCTTGGGTGGTCTCGGTGGACTAGGCGGCACTGGCGGGCTAGGCGGCTTGGGCAGCACTGGAGGACTAGGTGGCTTGGGCGGTACTGGTGGTCTTGGCGGATTAGGCGGTACTGGTGGCTTTGGGGGACTTGGTAGCGGCATACTGGGTGGTGCTGGGGGCGGCGTTGGTGGTGGATTTGGTGGTGGAAGCGGTGTTCTTCCTCAACCTTGA